A stretch of Lysinibacillus agricola DNA encodes these proteins:
- the hisS gene encoding histidine--tRNA ligase gives MNFKVPRGTQDILPGQSEKWQKVEAIIRDICHVYRYNEIRTPIFEQTDLFARGVGETTDVVQKEMYTFEDRGGRSLTLRPENTAGVVRAYVEHKMFGAPDQPVKLSYLGPMFRYERQQAGRYRQFVQFGVEAIGSADPAIDAEVIALAMDVYESSGLKDLKLVINSLGDKETRETHRTALLQHFEPHIHEFCSDCQNRLQKNPLRILDCKADREHPLMKSAPALTDFLTEESAAYFAQVKTYLDTLGITYEVDPNLVRGLDYYNHTTFEIMSTASGFGAITTLCGGGRYNGLVQEIGGPEVPGIGFALSIERLLLALEAEGVELDTASGLDVYMIAMGDEAKQKTVELTSTFRAKGISTEMDYLDRKMKAQMKSADRLGAKYTIVLGETELEEQAATVKHMESGEQQKVMFSELVNYLLKQ, from the coding sequence ATGAATTTTAAAGTGCCGCGAGGGACACAAGATATTTTGCCTGGTCAATCTGAAAAATGGCAAAAGGTTGAAGCGATTATCCGTGATATCTGTCATGTCTATCGCTACAATGAAATTCGTACACCAATTTTTGAGCAAACAGATTTATTTGCGCGTGGTGTCGGTGAAACAACAGATGTTGTTCAAAAGGAAATGTATACATTTGAAGATCGCGGTGGCCGTTCGTTAACATTGCGTCCGGAGAATACAGCTGGTGTAGTTCGTGCTTATGTTGAACATAAAATGTTTGGTGCACCTGATCAACCAGTAAAGCTCTCATATTTAGGACCAATGTTCCGTTATGAACGTCAACAAGCAGGCCGCTATCGTCAATTTGTTCAATTCGGTGTAGAAGCAATTGGCTCAGCTGACCCAGCTATTGATGCTGAAGTAATAGCACTAGCAATGGATGTTTATGAATCATCAGGTTTAAAAGATTTAAAATTAGTCATCAATTCACTTGGCGACAAAGAAACACGTGAAACACACCGTACAGCCCTGCTACAACACTTTGAACCACATATCCATGAGTTTTGTTCAGATTGTCAAAACCGTTTGCAAAAAAATCCACTGCGTATTTTGGACTGTAAAGCAGACCGTGAGCACCCATTAATGAAATCTGCTCCTGCGTTAACTGATTTCCTAACAGAGGAGTCAGCAGCCTATTTCGCTCAAGTTAAAACGTATTTAGATACACTTGGTATTACGTATGAGGTCGACCCAAATCTTGTGAGAGGTCTTGATTATTACAACCATACGACTTTTGAAATTATGTCAACGGCTTCTGGCTTTGGCGCAATTACTACACTCTGTGGTGGAGGTCGCTATAATGGTCTTGTTCAAGAAATTGGTGGACCAGAAGTACCTGGTATCGGTTTTGCATTAAGTATTGAACGTTTGTTGCTTGCACTTGAAGCTGAGGGTGTTGAATTAGATACCGCATCAGGACTCGATGTCTATATGATTGCTATGGGCGATGAAGCAAAGCAAAAGACGGTAGAATTAACAAGTACCTTCCGTGCAAAGGGCATTTCTACGGAGATGGATTATTTAGATCGTAAAATGAAAGCTCAGATGAAATCCGCAGACCGTTTAGGTGCAAAATATACGATCGTTTTAGGTGAAACAGAGCTTGAAGAGCAAGCAGCTACTGTTAAACATATGGAATCAGGTGAACAACAAAAAGTCATGTTCTCAGAATTAGTGAACTATCTATTAAAACAATAA
- a CDS encoding DUF2642 domain-containing protein, giving the protein MTQMGSISNPYLYETLNMMVGQPIVVQTEKNIQQGKLISVLPDDIVVEVSRTPFFIRMEEVLWVTLATNKK; this is encoded by the coding sequence ATGACGCAGATGGGAAGCATATCAAATCCATATTTATACGAAACTCTTAACATGATGGTTGGTCAGCCAATCGTAGTGCAAACCGAGAAAAATATCCAACAAGGAAAATTAATCTCTGTATTACCTGACGATATCGTTGTAGAGGTTAGCCGTACGCCGTTCTTCATTCGCATGGAGGAAGTTTTATGGGTTACATTGGCAACAAACAAAAAATAA
- the nagA gene encoding N-acetylglucosamine-6-phosphate deacetylase, translating into MKNTLLISNVTIVNHDETPFKGDLFVDNGRIVKISHNLSDKAEHYIDGKDKNWLLLPGYVDMHIHGSAGHDVMDATQLALHQMARSLVQEGVTGFLATTMTQSIEAIESALANVAQFENNDDEASLLGIHVEGPFVSKKRAGAQPIEYIILPSIEQFASWQKISKQRIKQVTIAPEVEGGFTFIEALKDLNIIASIGHSDATIEEVDRAVALGIRQATHLYNQMRPFHHRNPGVVGAVLLEDQVKVEIIVDFVHSHPQAVKLAYRMKGAKGIILITDAMRAKGLHYGDYDLGGQTVHVSKDGAHLSNGALAGSVLTMEQAVKNMKAITNCSLQEIVAMSSTNAAKQLQLATKGRIAEGYDADFVLLDENLNVQKTICRGKVVFEKCK; encoded by the coding sequence TTGAAGAATACGCTTTTAATATCTAATGTTACGATAGTCAATCATGATGAAACACCGTTTAAGGGCGACTTATTCGTTGATAATGGTAGGATTGTTAAAATAAGTCATAACTTATCTGATAAGGCCGAGCACTATATAGATGGAAAAGATAAAAATTGGTTACTGTTACCCGGCTATGTTGATATGCACATACATGGCTCTGCTGGGCATGATGTGATGGATGCTACGCAATTAGCTTTACATCAAATGGCACGCTCTTTAGTTCAGGAAGGCGTTACAGGCTTCCTTGCTACTACTATGACGCAATCTATAGAAGCAATTGAAAGCGCTTTAGCTAATGTTGCCCAATTTGAAAATAATGATGATGAGGCAAGCTTATTAGGTATACATGTAGAGGGGCCATTTGTATCGAAAAAACGGGCAGGCGCTCAGCCAATAGAGTACATTATTTTACCGTCTATTGAGCAATTCGCATCCTGGCAGAAAATAAGTAAGCAACGCATTAAACAAGTAACAATTGCTCCTGAGGTAGAGGGAGGTTTTACGTTTATTGAAGCATTAAAGGATTTAAATATTATTGCTTCCATTGGCCATTCAGACGCAACAATTGAGGAGGTGGATAGGGCAGTAGCATTGGGAATAAGGCAGGCGACACATTTATATAACCAAATGCGCCCTTTCCATCATCGCAATCCAGGTGTCGTTGGAGCAGTGCTTTTAGAGGATCAGGTGAAGGTCGAAATTATCGTAGATTTCGTGCATAGCCATCCTCAAGCTGTAAAACTAGCGTATCGTATGAAAGGCGCAAAGGGCATTATTTTAATTACCGATGCGATGCGGGCAAAAGGCTTACATTATGGTGATTATGATTTAGGTGGTCAAACCGTTCATGTTTCTAAGGACGGAGCTCATTTATCTAATGGGGCTTTAGCTGGTAGTGTGTTAACGATGGAACAAGCAGTAAAAAATATGAAAGCAATCACCAATTGCTCATTGCAAGAAATTGTCGCAATGTCCTCTACGAATGCTGCTAAGCAATTACAGCTTGCAACTAAAGGTCGTATTGCAGAAGGCTATGATGCAGATTTTGTATTACTAGATGAAAATTTAAATGTACAAAAAACTATTTGTCGAGGTAAAGTTGTATTTGAGAAATGTAAGTAA
- the aspS gene encoding aspartate--tRNA ligase encodes MATRTHASNELSEALQGEKVVLKGWVQRRRDLGGLIFIDLRDRTGITQVVFSPDVAEAHALADKVRSEYVIEVEGTVILRAEDQINPNVPNGKIEVEATKLIVINTAKTTPFQIEDRTDVSEDLRLKYRYLDLRRPAMFDTFKMRSDVTRTIRNFLQNEGFLEVETPILTKSTPEGARDYLVPSRVHEGEFYALPQSPQLFKQLLMVAGFEKYFQIARCFRDEDLRADRQPEFTQVDIETSFLTQEEVLEMNERLIQSVMKEVKGIDIPAPFQRMKYQEAMDRYGSDKPDVRFGLELVALNDIFDGCDFKVFADTVAQGKQVKSINIKGAADKYSRKDMDELTKFVGIYGAKGLAWLKVTEEGLNGPIAKFFDEALAAALIEHMKAEVGDILVFVADKASVVAASLGALRTKLGQDLGLIDESQFAFLWITDWPLFEYSEEDGRYYAAHHPFTRPFDEDIPLMDTDPSAVRAQAYDIVLNGYELGGGSLRIYERDLQEKMFKLLGFTEEEAKAQFGFLLEAFEYGVPPHGGLAFGLDRFVMLLAGRNNLRDTIAFPKTASASCLMTEAPSGVSPEQLSELSLGIKPFRK; translated from the coding sequence ATGGCAACAAGAACACATGCTAGTAACGAGCTTTCAGAAGCATTACAAGGCGAAAAAGTCGTATTAAAAGGTTGGGTACAACGTCGCCGCGACCTTGGTGGTTTAATTTTCATTGATTTACGTGACCGTACTGGAATCACACAAGTTGTGTTCAGTCCAGATGTTGCTGAGGCACATGCTTTAGCTGATAAAGTGCGTAGTGAGTACGTAATCGAAGTGGAAGGAACAGTTATTCTTCGTGCAGAAGATCAAATTAACCCCAATGTACCTAACGGAAAAATTGAGGTGGAAGCGACAAAATTAATCGTTATTAATACGGCAAAAACAACACCATTCCAAATCGAAGATCGCACTGACGTATCTGAAGATTTACGTTTAAAATATCGTTATCTCGACCTGCGACGTCCTGCTATGTTTGATACATTTAAAATGCGTTCAGACGTTACTCGTACAATTCGAAACTTCTTACAAAACGAAGGCTTTTTAGAAGTAGAGACGCCAATTTTAACGAAATCAACTCCTGAAGGTGCTCGTGACTATTTAGTACCATCACGTGTTCATGAAGGTGAATTCTATGCATTACCACAATCACCTCAGCTATTTAAACAATTATTAATGGTGGCTGGTTTTGAGAAGTACTTCCAAATTGCACGTTGCTTCCGTGATGAAGACTTACGAGCTGACCGTCAGCCAGAGTTTACACAAGTTGATATTGAAACAAGCTTCTTAACACAAGAAGAAGTTTTAGAAATGAACGAACGCTTAATTCAATCTGTTATGAAAGAAGTAAAAGGTATTGATATCCCTGCTCCATTCCAACGGATGAAATATCAGGAAGCGATGGATCGTTACGGCTCAGATAAACCAGACGTACGCTTCGGTTTAGAACTAGTCGCATTAAACGATATTTTTGATGGCTGCGATTTCAAAGTATTTGCTGATACAGTAGCACAAGGTAAGCAAGTAAAAAGTATCAACATTAAAGGTGCGGCAGATAAATACTCTCGTAAAGACATGGACGAACTAACAAAATTTGTTGGTATTTACGGAGCAAAAGGTCTTGCTTGGTTAAAAGTAACTGAAGAAGGCTTAAACGGACCAATTGCAAAATTCTTTGACGAAGCATTAGCAGCTGCATTAATCGAACATATGAAAGCTGAAGTGGGCGATATTTTAGTATTCGTAGCTGATAAAGCGTCTGTTGTAGCAGCATCTCTAGGTGCACTTCGTACGAAATTAGGTCAAGATTTAGGCTTAATCGATGAATCACAATTTGCATTCCTATGGATTACGGATTGGCCATTATTTGAGTACTCTGAGGAAGATGGTCGTTACTATGCAGCACATCATCCATTCACACGTCCATTCGATGAAGATATCCCGTTAATGGATACTGATCCTTCGGCAGTCCGAGCACAAGCATATGATATCGTATTAAACGGTTATGAGCTTGGTGGGGGTTCATTACGTATTTATGAACGCGATCTACAAGAAAAAATGTTTAAATTACTTGGCTTCACAGAAGAGGAAGCTAAGGCACAATTTGGTTTCTTATTAGAAGCATTTGAATACGGTGTGCCACCACATGGAGGTCTAGCATTTGGTCTTGACCGTTTCGTAATGCTACTTGCGGGCCGCAATAATTTACGTGACACAATCGCCTTTCCGAAAACAGCTAGTGCTAGCTGCCTAATGACAGAGGCACCGAGTGGAGTGTCTCCTGAACAATTGAGCGAGTTAAGTCTAGGAATCAAACCATTCAGAAAATAA
- a CDS encoding sugar isomerase domain-containing protein — protein sequence MDAYFLEIQKLMQVVKEQEYAQITEAAQLIVQRLQRGGIVQLFGCGHSHLLAQDAFYRAGGLVPVRPIIIEPLTLHAGAMTSSTNEKDPTIIEQYKDHFDFHENDVCIVISTSGRNQAPIDVAFLAKESGVLVMSLQSLAYREQPTRHRSEQRLEDVVDLVIDTHIPIGDGLLRHNEIQYAPSSTVIGSIILNALFSEIIENMAISVEALPVFKSNNVDSDLSHNETMIAYYQHRINFK from the coding sequence ATGGATGCATATTTTCTAGAAATACAAAAACTAATGCAGGTCGTGAAGGAGCAAGAATATGCTCAAATAACAGAAGCCGCTCAATTAATTGTGCAACGGCTTCAACGCGGAGGGATTGTCCAATTATTTGGTTGTGGCCATTCTCACCTTTTAGCACAGGACGCATTTTATCGTGCGGGAGGGCTTGTACCTGTACGTCCTATAATTATTGAACCCTTAACATTACATGCAGGAGCTATGACATCATCTACAAACGAGAAAGACCCGACTATAATTGAACAATATAAAGATCATTTTGATTTTCATGAAAATGATGTTTGCATTGTTATATCGACATCTGGGAGAAATCAAGCGCCTATAGATGTAGCATTTTTAGCGAAAGAATCAGGGGTACTTGTTATGTCTCTGCAATCTCTTGCTTACCGTGAACAACCGACACGTCATCGAAGTGAGCAGCGCTTAGAGGATGTAGTGGATCTAGTTATCGATACGCATATACCAATAGGCGATGGTTTGCTTCGTCACAATGAAATACAGTATGCACCATCCTCTACAGTTATTGGTTCTATTATTTTAAATGCATTATTCAGTGAAATCATTGAGAACATGGCAATATCTGTCGAAGCATTACCAGTTTTTAAAAGTAATAATGTTGATTCGGATTTGTCTCATAATGAGACCATGATTGCCTATTATCAGCATCGTATTAACTTTAAATGA
- a CDS encoding RelA/SpoT family protein, with protein MAKEQILTPEDVFELVKSYMNDENVAFVKKAYELARDAHIEQFRSSGEPYIIHPVQVAGILAELQMDPETVAAGFLHDVVEDTDFTRDDLVREFGEEVAMLVDGVTKLGKIKYLSKEAQQAENHRKMFVAMAQDIRVILIKLADRLHNMRTLKHLPAEKQRRISKETLEIFAPLAHRLGISTVKWELEDTALRYLNPQQYYRIVSLMKKKRDEREAYLDNVMAEMKSQLTEVEIEADIYGRPKHIYSIYRKMVLQKKQFNEIYDLLAIRVLVDSIKDCYAVLGIVHTLWKPMPGRFKDYIAMPKQNLYQSLHTTVIGPYGDPLEVQIRTKEMHKIAEYGIAAHWAYKEGKKVDNEKQNVDQKLTWFREILEFQNESSNAEEFMESLKFDLFSDMVYVFTPEGDVIELPAGSVPIDFAYRVHSEVGNRTIGAKINGKMVPLDTPLKTGDIIEILTSKQSFGPSRDWLKIAQSSQAKNKIKQFFKRHLREENIIKGKEMIEKEIRAQDFDMKETMSAENLKRIFDKFNYTNEEDLYAAVGVNGITAQQVVNRLAEKRRKEREQEEALEKIEQKMKNPIPQKRTESGVIVKDIDNMLIRLSRCCTPVPGDEIVGFITKGRGVSVHRADCPNIQVEDEQERLIEVEWEHGLTPEKKEYPVDIEVSAFDRPGILNEIMQIVSETKTNILAVSGRADREKMATIHLTISISNISHLHKVVERIKQTPDIYSVQRVIN; from the coding sequence ATGGCGAAAGAGCAAATTTTGACTCCCGAGGACGTTTTTGAGTTAGTCAAATCCTACATGAATGATGAAAATGTCGCATTCGTGAAAAAAGCATATGAATTAGCAAGGGATGCCCATATTGAGCAATTCCGAAGCTCAGGTGAACCGTATATTATTCACCCGGTGCAAGTAGCTGGTATTTTAGCTGAATTACAAATGGATCCTGAAACAGTTGCGGCTGGTTTTTTACATGACGTTGTAGAGGATACAGATTTTACGCGTGACGATTTGGTTCGTGAATTCGGTGAAGAGGTTGCAATGCTTGTAGACGGTGTAACAAAGCTTGGGAAAATTAAATATTTATCTAAAGAAGCGCAACAAGCAGAAAATCATCGAAAAATGTTTGTAGCAATGGCGCAGGATATTCGTGTCATTTTGATTAAACTGGCTGACCGTCTACATAATATGCGCACGTTAAAGCATTTGCCTGCAGAAAAACAACGCCGTATTTCTAAAGAGACGCTTGAAATTTTTGCACCACTTGCGCATCGTCTAGGGATTTCGACTGTAAAATGGGAGCTTGAGGATACAGCACTTCGTTATTTAAATCCACAGCAATATTATCGCATTGTCAGTCTTATGAAGAAAAAACGTGACGAGCGTGAAGCATATTTAGACAATGTTATGGCTGAGATGAAGTCACAGCTTACAGAGGTTGAAATTGAAGCAGATATTTATGGTCGTCCTAAACATATTTACAGTATTTATCGTAAAATGGTATTACAAAAAAAACAATTCAACGAAATTTATGATTTATTAGCCATTCGTGTACTTGTCGATAGTATTAAAGATTGCTATGCCGTGCTTGGAATCGTTCATACTTTATGGAAGCCAATGCCTGGACGTTTTAAAGATTATATTGCGATGCCAAAACAGAACCTATATCAATCACTGCATACAACAGTAATTGGCCCTTATGGTGACCCATTAGAAGTTCAAATTCGTACGAAGGAAATGCATAAAATTGCCGAGTACGGGATTGCAGCGCATTGGGCGTATAAGGAAGGTAAAAAAGTTGATAATGAAAAACAAAATGTCGACCAAAAATTAACGTGGTTCCGAGAAATTTTAGAATTCCAAAATGAGTCTTCAAATGCTGAGGAATTTATGGAATCGTTAAAATTTGATTTATTCTCTGATATGGTCTATGTATTCACGCCTGAAGGAGATGTCATTGAATTGCCAGCAGGCTCTGTACCTATCGACTTTGCATACCGTGTGCATTCAGAAGTTGGAAATCGTACAATTGGCGCGAAAATCAATGGTAAAATGGTACCGCTTGATACACCGTTAAAAACGGGAGATATTATTGAAATTTTAACTTCTAAGCAATCTTTTGGTCCGAGCCGCGATTGGCTAAAAATAGCCCAATCCTCTCAGGCGAAAAATAAAATAAAGCAGTTCTTCAAACGTCATCTTCGTGAGGAAAATATCATCAAAGGTAAAGAGATGATAGAAAAGGAAATCCGTGCACAAGATTTTGACATGAAAGAAACGATGTCAGCGGAAAATTTGAAACGTATTTTCGACAAATTTAACTATACAAACGAAGAAGATTTATATGCCGCTGTCGGTGTGAATGGTATAACAGCACAGCAAGTTGTTAATCGTCTAGCAGAAAAACGTCGCAAAGAGCGTGAACAGGAAGAAGCGCTCGAAAAAATTGAGCAAAAAATGAAAAATCCTATTCCGCAAAAACGTACGGAATCGGGTGTTATCGTAAAAGATATCGACAATATGCTTATTCGACTTTCACGTTGCTGTACACCAGTGCCAGGAGATGAAATTGTAGGCTTCATTACGAAAGGTAGAGGTGTTTCAGTGCACCGTGCAGATTGTCCAAATATTCAAGTTGAGGATGAGCAAGAGCGCTTAATAGAAGTTGAATGGGAACACGGACTTACTCCTGAGAAAAAAGAATACCCTGTCGATATTGAAGTTTCAGCCTTCGACAGACCAGGCATTTTAAATGAAATCATGCAAATTGTTAGCGAAACGAAAACGAATATTTTAGCAGTGAGTGGTCGTGCAGATCGCGAAAAAATGGCAACGATTCATTTAACGATTTCGATTTCAAATATTTCGCATTTGCATAAAGTGGTAGAACGTATTAAACAAACACCTGATATATATTCAGTACAACGTGTTATTAATTAA
- a CDS encoding N-acetylmuramoyl-L-alanine amidase: MRAKFLHIIVIFALVLTIAIPSKSNIQSALADTSDLKVTGTILHLREGPGLSYPIITTLEEGDPLTSINREGDWIQVKTGNYEGWVASWLTAPTNAKQTIDQTLISQVDRLNIRTEPDISSAVLGQLSTGNQANLIEKNGEWAKIDWNGLVGWVSTDYVTINDLPEKKAEADEPKVEVSTKNVNKDTTFTVLVDTLNVRKDPDLNAKKIGTVSKGQAYKVLAQEHNWVQIQYNDKKAGWVYSFYGTFSNKKTTSKSSSSSELESVTIIYNGTNLRTDATTAADVVERVDAGETYPIVGAKDDFYEIQVDDKTAFVANWVVTTTSSSKAATATKEEKPKPRKKGTLNGLTIVVDAGHGGNDHGTTGQRGTNEKEITLKTASLLASKLSAAGANVIMTRESDEYVALRKRVSIAHQYEADAFISIHYDATDDSSINGFTSYYMNNNQQGLAEAINAGLSSKIDLKDRGTQQGNYLVLRENRQKAVLIELGFLSNASEERFITTAKFREQASLGIYQGILNYFNENQ, from the coding sequence ATGAGGGCAAAATTTTTACATATTATAGTCATCTTCGCACTAGTGTTAACAATTGCGATTCCGAGTAAGAGCAATATTCAAAGTGCACTAGCCGACACCAGTGATCTAAAAGTAACTGGAACGATTCTTCATTTACGTGAGGGACCTGGACTGTCTTATCCAATCATAACAACATTAGAAGAGGGTGATCCGTTAACCTCTATTAATCGTGAGGGTGACTGGATTCAAGTAAAAACAGGTAATTATGAAGGTTGGGTAGCATCCTGGCTTACAGCTCCAACTAACGCTAAACAAACGATTGATCAAACGTTGATTTCACAGGTCGATCGTCTAAATATCCGTACTGAGCCTGATATTTCTTCAGCAGTTCTTGGACAATTATCAACAGGCAACCAAGCAAATCTTATTGAAAAAAATGGCGAATGGGCGAAAATAGATTGGAATGGACTAGTTGGTTGGGTATCCACGGACTATGTTACAATCAATGACCTACCTGAAAAAAAGGCTGAAGCTGATGAACCTAAAGTCGAAGTATCTACAAAGAATGTCAACAAAGATACAACATTTACAGTTTTAGTGGATACACTTAATGTTCGTAAAGATCCAGACTTAAATGCTAAAAAAATAGGTACTGTTTCAAAAGGACAAGCCTATAAAGTACTGGCTCAGGAGCATAACTGGGTACAAATTCAATATAACGATAAAAAAGCAGGTTGGGTGTATAGCTTTTATGGTACTTTTTCAAATAAAAAAACGACATCAAAATCTTCTTCTTCGTCAGAGCTTGAATCTGTCACAATCATTTACAATGGGACAAACCTTCGGACAGATGCAACAACAGCTGCTGATGTTGTTGAACGTGTAGATGCTGGTGAAACCTACCCTATTGTAGGTGCTAAAGATGACTTTTATGAAATACAAGTAGATGATAAAACTGCATTTGTGGCGAACTGGGTTGTTACTACTACTTCGTCAAGCAAAGCTGCTACTGCAACAAAAGAGGAAAAACCCAAACCGCGCAAGAAAGGCACTTTAAATGGACTAACTATAGTCGTAGATGCTGGGCACGGTGGTAATGATCACGGCACTACCGGACAACGTGGAACAAATGAGAAGGAAATTACTTTGAAAACAGCATCTCTCCTTGCTTCAAAGCTGAGTGCAGCTGGTGCAAATGTTATCATGACAAGAGAATCAGATGAGTATGTAGCACTCCGTAAACGTGTATCAATTGCGCACCAGTATGAAGCAGATGCTTTTATCAGTATTCATTATGATGCAACGGATGATAGCTCCATAAATGGCTTCACATCATATTATATGAACAATAATCAACAGGGCCTTGCAGAGGCAATAAATGCCGGACTTTCAAGTAAAATCGATTTAAAGGATCGTGGTACTCAACAAGGTAATTATTTAGTTCTACGAGAAAATCGTCAAAAAGCTGTCCTCATTGAGCTAGGCTTCTTAAGTAATGCCAGTGAGGAACGTTTTATTACAACCGCTAAATTCCGAGAACAAGCTTCTCTCGGCATCTATCAAGGCATTCTAAATTACTTTAACGAAAACCAATAA
- a CDS encoding GntR family transcriptional regulator — MLDKNSHIPIYIQIEEIIKQRIYLEEYKIGENIPSERELSMQFDVSRMTVRQSITNLVNSGLLYREKGRGTYVANPKLEQPLKGLTSFTEDMRARGMEPSSKVLRFEKIVPPADIARDLMLEPGEEVFFVVRIRSADSKPMAIERTYIPVKVYPELDEKKIMGSLYALIEAKFHQKIGNAIQQMEAAIVSKEDSKFLQINHTAPVLIIKRTSYLSDGIPFELVRSTYRADRYKFISEIKR; from the coding sequence TTGTTAGATAAAAATTCTCATATACCTATCTATATACAAATAGAAGAGATCATTAAACAACGTATTTATTTAGAGGAATACAAAATCGGTGAAAATATACCTTCTGAACGAGAGCTTTCTATGCAGTTTGATGTTAGTAGAATGACTGTTCGTCAATCGATTACAAATTTAGTCAATAGCGGATTGCTGTATCGTGAAAAAGGGAGAGGTACATATGTCGCTAATCCAAAATTAGAGCAACCGCTAAAAGGATTAACAAGTTTCACAGAGGATATGCGGGCTAGAGGAATGGAACCAAGCAGTAAAGTTTTACGCTTTGAAAAAATCGTACCACCCGCTGATATTGCAAGAGATTTAATGTTAGAGCCAGGCGAAGAGGTATTCTTCGTTGTACGAATTCGTAGTGCAGATTCCAAGCCAATGGCAATCGAAAGAACGTATATTCCGGTAAAAGTATATCCTGAATTAGATGAAAAGAAAATAATGGGATCATTGTATGCCTTAATTGAAGCAAAATTCCATCAAAAAATTGGAAACGCTATTCAGCAAATGGAGGCAGCAATTGTTTCGAAAGAGGATAGTAAATTTCTGCAAATTAATCATACTGCACCTGTGTTAATTATTAAACGTACAAGTTATTTATCAGATGGAATTCCGTTTGAGCTTGTGCGAAGTACTTATCGAGCTGATCGATACAAATTCATTAGTGAAATTAAAAGGTGA
- the dtd gene encoding D-aminoacyl-tRNA deacylase, whose protein sequence is MKVVLQRSKAASVIVDGKVTGAIDSGYVLLVGITHEDTQEDVEYLAKKVANLRLWEDADGKMNHSILERGGAILSVSQFTLYGDAKKGNRPSFTSAARPEVAKPLWEAFNNALREHGLHVETGIFGAMMDVALTNDGPITILLESK, encoded by the coding sequence ATGAAAGTAGTTTTACAACGTAGTAAAGCAGCCTCTGTTATTGTTGACGGAAAAGTAACGGGAGCTATTGATAGCGGTTATGTTCTTCTGGTAGGCATTACACATGAGGACACACAAGAGGATGTTGAATATTTAGCAAAAAAAGTAGCTAATCTCCGCCTTTGGGAAGATGCTGATGGAAAAATGAATCATTCCATTTTAGAGCGTGGAGGAGCTATTCTATCCGTCTCACAATTTACATTGTATGGGGATGCAAAAAAAGGAAATCGCCCAAGTTTTACAAGTGCGGCAAGACCAGAAGTTGCGAAACCGTTATGGGAGGCTTTTAATAATGCCTTACGTGAACACGGTTTACATGTGGAGACAGGGATATTTGGTGCAATGATGGATGTTGCACTTACAAATGATGGTCCGATTACAATACTTCTTGAGTCAAAATAG